A part of Nesterenkonia lutea genomic DNA contains:
- the rho gene encoding transcription termination factor Rho, which produces MTETTAETTQTQDAEKAESAAPEAKSSGLAGLKLAQLQALASQLGITGSSRMRKSALVEAISSHQRGGAVAERDKKQDQSAAEGRDGQSTKGGKPEEQGGAEQPAAPKRNRRRSKAEPAAQDAQPSEPVQNGTSVDNAEKAEDAGNAQNTPDSQNPRSENGRAQNGRGDDVAENRSADQQGGDSNGAEDSSEGQPRGRNRNRRNRNREDNAAQQQAQQQNAQQPDAQQSSSTDQDNDGEGRGRRSRNDGSNRNSRNDDGGRDNSRSDDGGRDNSRNDEGGRDNNRNDGGGRNNRNDDGGRDNNRNDGGGRNNRNDDGGRNNRGDDGGRNRADGGRDEERRNRRNRNRNDRNDRGDRNDRNDRNDRNDRSDRNSRRRGRDPEIDDTEVTEDDVLVPVAGILDVLDNYAFVRTSGYLPGPNDVYVSLAQVKRHNLRKGDAVHGHIRAPREGENPNKRPKFNALVKLDAVNGRPSEANEDRVEFSKLVPLYPQDRLRLEGDPKNIAPRVIDLVAPIGKGQRGLIVSPPKAGKTIILQALASSIKINNPEVHLMMVLVDERPEEVTDMQRTVDGEVIASTFDRPADDHTTVAELAIERAKRLVELGKDVVVLLDSMTRLGRAYNTAAPASGRILSGGVDANALYPPKRFFGAARNIENGGSLTILATALVETGSKMDEVIFEEFKGTGNMELRLSRRLADKRIFPAVNVNESSTRREENLLSTEEVKIMWKLRRVLSGLEQEQGLELLINKLKETQSNAEFLMLASKTALGDKGN; this is translated from the coding sequence GTGACAGAAACCACCGCTGAGACCACTCAGACTCAGGACGCCGAGAAGGCCGAGTCTGCTGCACCCGAGGCCAAGAGCTCCGGGCTTGCCGGTCTGAAGCTCGCCCAGCTGCAGGCACTCGCCTCCCAGCTGGGCATCACCGGAAGCTCCCGGATGCGCAAATCTGCTCTGGTGGAGGCCATCTCCTCCCACCAGCGCGGTGGCGCCGTCGCCGAGCGCGACAAGAAGCAGGACCAGTCGGCCGCAGAGGGCCGTGACGGCCAGTCCACCAAGGGTGGAAAGCCCGAAGAGCAGGGCGGGGCCGAACAGCCCGCCGCGCCGAAGCGCAACCGGCGCCGGTCCAAGGCCGAGCCCGCTGCGCAGGACGCCCAGCCGAGCGAACCTGTCCAGAACGGCACCAGCGTCGACAACGCTGAGAAGGCCGAAGACGCTGGGAACGCCCAGAACACGCCAGACTCCCAGAACCCGCGCTCCGAGAACGGGCGAGCCCAGAACGGCCGCGGTGACGATGTCGCCGAGAATCGCAGTGCCGATCAGCAGGGTGGCGACAGCAACGGAGCCGAGGATTCCAGCGAGGGTCAGCCCCGCGGACGCAATCGCAACCGGCGCAATCGCAATCGCGAAGACAACGCCGCACAGCAGCAGGCACAGCAGCAGAACGCCCAGCAGCCCGACGCCCAGCAGTCCAGCAGCACGGACCAGGACAACGACGGCGAGGGCCGCGGCCGCCGCAGCCGCAATGACGGCAGCAACCGGAACAGCCGCAACGACGACGGCGGACGTGACAACAGCCGCAGCGACGACGGCGGGCGTGACAACAGCCGCAACGACGAAGGCGGACGTGACAACAACCGCAACGACGGCGGCGGTCGCAACAACCGCAACGACGACGGCGGGCGTGACAACAACCGCAACGACGGCGGCGGTCGCAACAACCGCAACGACGACGGCGGGCGGAACAACCGCGGTGACGATGGCGGGCGCAACCGCGCTGACGGCGGCCGGGATGAAGAACGCCGCAACCGCCGCAACCGGAACCGCAACGATCGCAATGACCGGGGCGATCGCAATGACCGCAACGATCGCAACGACCGCAATGATCGCAGCGACCGCAACAGCCGTCGGCGCGGACGCGATCCCGAGATCGACGACACCGAGGTCACCGAGGACGACGTCCTGGTGCCGGTGGCAGGCATCCTGGACGTGCTGGACAACTACGCATTCGTGCGCACCTCGGGCTACCTGCCGGGGCCGAACGACGTCTATGTCTCGCTGGCCCAGGTCAAGCGGCACAACCTGCGCAAGGGCGACGCGGTCCACGGCCACATCCGGGCCCCGCGCGAGGGTGAGAACCCGAACAAGCGTCCCAAGTTCAACGCGCTGGTGAAGCTGGATGCAGTCAACGGACGTCCCTCAGAGGCCAACGAAGACCGCGTCGAGTTCAGCAAGCTCGTCCCGCTCTATCCTCAGGACCGTCTGCGTCTGGAAGGGGACCCGAAGAACATCGCGCCCCGCGTGATCGATCTGGTCGCCCCCATCGGCAAGGGTCAGCGCGGTCTGATCGTCTCCCCGCCCAAGGCGGGCAAGACGATCATCCTGCAGGCCCTGGCCAGCTCGATCAAGATCAACAATCCTGAGGTTCACCTCATGATGGTCCTGGTCGACGAGCGCCCTGAAGAGGTCACCGACATGCAGCGCACGGTCGACGGCGAAGTCATCGCCTCGACCTTCGACCGCCCCGCTGACGACCACACCACAGTGGCCGAGCTGGCCATCGAACGCGCGAAGCGTCTGGTCGAGCTGGGCAAGGACGTCGTCGTGCTGCTGGATTCGATGACGCGTCTGGGTCGTGCCTACAACACCGCGGCTCCGGCCTCAGGCCGAATCCTCTCCGGCGGTGTGGATGCCAACGCGCTCTACCCGCCGAAGCGATTCTTCGGTGCGGCCCGCAACATCGAGAACGGCGGCTCGCTGACCATTCTCGCGACCGCGCTCGTGGAGACCGGGTCCAAGATGGACGAGGTCATCTTCGAGGAGTTCAAGGGCACCGGCAACATGGAGCTGCGTCTGTCCCGCCGTCTGGCGGACAAGCGCATCTTCCCGGCGGTCAACGTCAACGAGTCCTCCACCCGTCGCGAGGAGAATCTCCTCTCGACGGAGGAGGTCAAGATCATGTGGAAGCTGCGCCGCGTCCTCTCCGGACTCGAGCAGGAGCAGGGTCTTGAGCTGCTGATCAACAAGCTCAAGGAGACCCAGTCAAATGCTGAGTTCCTGATGCTCGCGTCCAAGACCGCGCTCGGAGACAAGGGCAACTAG
- the prmC gene encoding peptide chain release factor N(5)-glutamine methyltransferase, translating to MVQQESGAHSSPEIKHRPGGQHADVLLKTGADRLTEAGVPSPRTDAEILAAHVLGVPRGRLAAMAIAGSDVSSGDASRYLDLVEERASRVPLQHLTGLAPFRHLELRVGPGVFIPRPETEQVAQAALDQLARVAQSRPAQWRPRVIDLGTGSGALAAAIASEHPGAEVHAVELSAQAAAWAEMNLRPLGVTLHQRDLREVPADWESSFDVVVSNPPYIPAGMVPREEEVRVHDPELALYGGGADGLSMPHAVIAAAKRLLVPGGWFILEHAEVQAPVLAEHCRADAALERVATHQDLAGRDRATSAHLGEEPAPSVEEWRA from the coding sequence ATGGTCCAGCAGGAGTCCGGAGCTCATTCCTCTCCAGAGATCAAGCACCGCCCGGGAGGGCAGCACGCCGACGTGCTGCTGAAGACGGGTGCCGATCGCCTCACCGAGGCGGGAGTGCCCAGTCCGCGGACGGATGCCGAGATCCTCGCCGCCCACGTGCTGGGCGTGCCGCGGGGAAGACTCGCGGCGATGGCCATCGCCGGCAGCGACGTCTCGTCCGGGGATGCCTCTCGCTACCTCGACCTGGTGGAGGAGCGCGCCAGCCGCGTTCCGCTGCAGCACCTGACCGGACTGGCTCCGTTCCGTCATCTGGAGCTCCGCGTGGGACCGGGGGTCTTCATACCCCGCCCAGAGACCGAGCAGGTCGCCCAGGCGGCTCTCGATCAGCTGGCCCGGGTGGCGCAGAGCCGCCCTGCACAGTGGCGGCCGCGCGTGATCGACCTCGGCACCGGTTCCGGTGCGCTCGCCGCGGCCATCGCCTCGGAGCATCCGGGCGCTGAGGTCCACGCAGTGGAGCTCTCGGCGCAGGCCGCGGCCTGGGCCGAGATGAATCTGCGCCCGCTGGGAGTGACCTTGCATCAGCGTGACCTGCGTGAGGTGCCCGCAGACTGGGAGTCGAGCTTCGACGTCGTCGTGTCCAATCCCCCCTACATTCCCGCCGGCATGGTCCCGCGGGAGGAGGAGGTGCGCGTCCACGACCCCGAACTGGCGCTCTACGGCGGCGGAGCGGACGGGCTGAGCATGCCCCACGCCGTGATCGCCGCCGCCAAGCGGCTGCTCGTGCCGGGAGGCTGGTTCATCCTGGAGCATGCCGAGGTGCAGGCGCCTGTGCTCGCGGAGCACTGCCGCGCGGACGCAGCGCTGGAGCGGGTCGCCACCCACCAGGACCTCGCCGGGAGGGACCGGGCGACAAGCGCGCACCTTGGCGAGGAACCGGCACCGAGCGTGGAAGAATGGCGCGCGTGA
- the thrC gene encoding threonine synthase, whose protein sequence is MAHQWRGVIREYADRLPVDDSTQVITLGEGGTPLVHAPALSELVSGTVYLKVEGMNPTGSFKDRGMTMAMTAAVAEGAKAVVCASTGNTSASAAAYATQAGLTCAVLVPAGKIAMGKLSQAVAHGAELIQVDGNFDGCLDIARKLSENYPVFLVNSVNPARIEGQKTGAFEVVDALGDAPDYHLLPVGNAGNITAYWKGYQEYSRPWTNPYDGGSGEELAPVSSRTPIMWGFQAAGAAPIVNGHPITEPETVATAIRIGNPASWEKAEAARDESSGVIEAVTDEEILDAHRWLSSKEGVFVEPASAAGVAGLIKKHSAGEVPAEKTIVITVTGHGLKDPDWALKNADGSDVTPTMVPQDVETVARQLGL, encoded by the coding sequence GTGGCGCACCAATGGCGCGGAGTCATCCGCGAGTATGCAGACCGACTCCCAGTGGATGACTCCACGCAGGTCATCACCCTGGGGGAGGGCGGCACACCGCTGGTCCACGCACCGGCGCTGTCTGAACTGGTCTCCGGAACGGTCTACCTCAAGGTCGAGGGGATGAATCCCACCGGGTCCTTCAAGGATCGCGGGATGACCATGGCGATGACCGCAGCGGTGGCCGAGGGCGCCAAGGCTGTGGTCTGCGCATCGACCGGAAACACCTCGGCCTCGGCGGCCGCCTATGCCACCCAGGCAGGACTGACCTGCGCGGTGCTCGTGCCGGCCGGGAAGATCGCCATGGGCAAACTCTCCCAGGCGGTGGCCCACGGTGCGGAGCTGATCCAGGTGGACGGCAACTTTGACGGCTGCCTCGACATCGCCCGCAAACTCTCTGAGAACTACCCGGTGTTCCTGGTCAACTCGGTGAATCCCGCCCGCATCGAAGGGCAGAAGACCGGTGCCTTCGAGGTGGTGGATGCGCTCGGCGACGCTCCCGACTATCACCTGCTCCCGGTGGGCAACGCCGGCAACATCACCGCGTACTGGAAGGGCTACCAGGAGTACTCCCGGCCCTGGACCAATCCCTATGACGGAGGGTCCGGCGAGGAGCTGGCCCCGGTCTCCAGCCGCACGCCGATCATGTGGGGCTTCCAGGCCGCGGGTGCAGCTCCGATCGTCAACGGACACCCCATCACGGAGCCGGAGACGGTCGCCACGGCTATCCGCATCGGGAACCCCGCGTCCTGGGAGAAGGCCGAGGCGGCACGTGACGAGTCCAGCGGCGTCATCGAGGCGGTCACCGATGAGGAGATCCTCGACGCACACCGCTGGCTCTCCTCCAAGGAGGGCGTCTTCGTGGAGCCGGCCTCCGCCGCGGGGGTCGCCGGGCTGATCAAGAAGCACTCCGCCGGCGAGGTCCCCGCCGAGAAGACCATCGTGATCACCGTGACCGGCCATGGGCTCAAGGATCCCGACTGGGCGCTGAAGAACGCCGACGGATCCGATGTCACCCCGACCATGGTCCCGCAGGACGTGGAGACCGTGGCCCGGCAGCTGGGGCTCTGA
- the thrB gene encoding homoserine kinase, which translates to MTGAGSTTGPGSGTGRQSLDRLGQGLAPEEALIGEEAEESERRASQGGLLDPLSAPVMFHLRVPATSANLGPGYDTMGLALGLYDEITVEASPRRAAEANIEISVEGEGAATLPRDASHLVVTLVEKILTAKGYSLPDLRVRAQNNIPHSRGLGSSASAVASAVMTADALLPEGLTEDEKLQIGSRIEGHPDNYVPALRGGVAISWQQMPGVLSAGGEGDAAGASAGDARAAPAPGVFKTARLAPHPLLRTVVAVPNFEQSTQVARDLLPAQVEHALAARNSARAALLVHALTSAPELLLEATEDSLHQEQRRPAFPGSMALVDSLRAAGFPAVISGAGPSVLVLAAGDEQARAAAEHIAVLGGPDSRGHVFTPTILPIAESGATVEAHQR; encoded by the coding sequence ATGACCGGCGCGGGCTCGACGACGGGCCCTGGCTCGGGGACCGGCCGGCAGAGCCTGGACAGGCTCGGTCAGGGGCTGGCGCCGGAGGAGGCCCTGATCGGCGAGGAAGCTGAGGAGTCGGAGCGGCGAGCGAGCCAGGGCGGGCTCCTGGATCCGCTGTCTGCGCCGGTGATGTTTCACCTGCGCGTGCCCGCCACCTCCGCGAATCTCGGCCCCGGCTACGACACCATGGGCCTGGCGCTGGGCCTGTACGACGAGATCACCGTCGAGGCCTCGCCGCGCCGCGCGGCCGAGGCGAACATCGAGATCAGCGTCGAGGGAGAAGGGGCGGCGACCCTGCCCCGTGATGCTTCGCACCTGGTGGTGACCCTGGTCGAGAAGATCCTCACCGCCAAGGGCTACAGCCTGCCAGATCTTCGGGTCAGGGCGCAGAACAACATCCCGCACAGCCGAGGGCTCGGATCCTCGGCCTCGGCCGTGGCATCCGCGGTGATGACCGCCGATGCGCTGCTGCCCGAGGGGCTGACCGAGGACGAGAAGCTGCAGATCGGCTCGCGGATCGAAGGCCACCCGGACAACTATGTGCCGGCTCTGCGCGGCGGGGTCGCGATCTCCTGGCAGCAGATGCCGGGTGTGTTGAGCGCGGGAGGCGAGGGTGACGCCGCAGGGGCCTCGGCAGGAGATGCCCGCGCCGCACCCGCTCCCGGGGTCTTCAAGACGGCCCGCCTCGCCCCGCATCCTCTGCTGCGCACTGTGGTCGCGGTCCCAAACTTCGAACAGTCCACCCAGGTGGCCCGTGATCTGCTGCCGGCCCAGGTGGAGCATGCCCTCGCCGCCCGCAACTCTGCCCGCGCGGCGCTGCTCGTGCATGCCCTGACCAGCGCTCCGGAGCTGCTGCTGGAGGCCACCGAGGACTCCCTTCACCAGGAACAGCGCCGACCGGCGTTCCCCGGATCGATGGCGCTGGTGGACTCTCTGCGCGCCGCCGGGTTCCCGGCGGTGATCTCTGGAGCTGGACCTTCGGTCCTGGTGCTGGCCGCCGGCGACGAACAGGCCCGGGCCGCAGCTGAGCACATCGCTGTGCTCGGTGGACCCGACTCGCGGGGCCACGTGTTCACCCCCACGATCCTGCCGATCGCAGAGTCAGGTGCTACAGTGGAGGCACATCAGCGATGA
- a CDS encoding L-threonylcarbamoyladenylate synthase has protein sequence MARVSRTVDCMDPASRAQGIAQAQDALSRGEVVVLPTDTVYGIGADAFSPQAVAVLLAAKGRSRTMPPPVLIGRAEVMDALAIDVPDHARRLAEAFWPGAMTLILQAQPSLHWDLGETHGTVALRMPADELALDLLNATGPLAVSSANRTGMDAATTIHQAQQMLAESVSVYLDDGERSASAASTIIDATVTPPRVVRAGALPLAEIQAIEPSVLSDAEASDSPS, from the coding sequence ATGGCGCGCGTGAGCCGAACAGTCGACTGCATGGACCCCGCATCCCGCGCACAGGGAATCGCCCAGGCCCAGGACGCGCTCTCCCGCGGGGAGGTCGTGGTCCTGCCCACCGACACCGTGTACGGCATCGGCGCCGATGCGTTCTCCCCACAGGCGGTGGCGGTGCTGCTCGCGGCCAAGGGACGCAGCCGCACGATGCCGCCGCCGGTGCTGATCGGACGTGCCGAGGTCATGGACGCGCTGGCCATCGACGTGCCGGATCATGCGCGCAGGCTCGCCGAAGCGTTCTGGCCCGGCGCGATGACACTCATCCTGCAGGCTCAGCCGTCTCTGCACTGGGACCTGGGGGAGACCCACGGGACCGTCGCGCTGCGCATGCCCGCGGATGAGCTGGCCCTGGACCTGCTCAACGCCACCGGACCACTGGCGGTGTCCTCGGCGAACCGCACCGGCATGGACGCCGCGACCACCATCCACCAGGCTCAGCAGATGCTGGCCGAGTCGGTCTCTGTCTACCTCGACGACGGCGAACGAAGCGCCAGCGCCGCATCGACGATCATCGACGCCACGGTGACTCCGCCCCGTGTGGTGCGCGCGGGTGCGCTCCCGCTGGCTGAGATCCAGGCCATCGAGCCCAGCGTCCTCTCCGACGCAGAGGCGTCCGACTCACCCTCATGA
- the prfA gene encoding peptide chain release factor 1, which translates to MFDSVSTLLAEHAELQEKLADPEVHADQSLARRLGRRYAQLNGVAEAHRNWKRLSEDLATTQELAEEDSDFAAEIPALTQQLEAAAAKLLRMLIPRDENDVRNVIIEVKGGAGGDEAALFAGDLLRMYTRYAESKGWKTEILSSTTSDAGGYKDVQMAIKSSTNDPAQGVYAHLKFEGGVHRVQRVPETESQGRIHTSAAGVLVLPEVDEPEEIELAQNDLKIDVYRSSGPGGQSVNTTDSAVRITHLPTGIVVAMQNEKSQLQNKEAAMRVLRSRILAHQQEQIDADNAQVRKSQVRTMDRSERIRTYNYPENRIADHRTGYKAYNLDTVINGDLEAVIQSCVELDEQERLAALNNTED; encoded by the coding sequence ATGTTCGACTCCGTCTCCACGCTGCTCGCCGAGCATGCGGAGCTCCAGGAGAAGCTCGCTGACCCCGAGGTGCACGCCGATCAGTCCCTGGCGCGCCGTCTGGGCCGAAGGTATGCCCAGCTCAACGGGGTTGCCGAGGCTCATCGGAACTGGAAGCGGCTCAGCGAGGACCTGGCGACCACTCAGGAGCTCGCCGAGGAGGACTCTGATTTCGCCGCAGAGATCCCGGCCCTGACCCAGCAGCTGGAGGCCGCTGCGGCCAAGCTGCTGCGCATGCTGATACCCCGCGATGAGAACGACGTCCGCAATGTCATCATCGAGGTCAAGGGTGGCGCTGGAGGCGACGAGGCGGCGCTCTTCGCAGGAGACCTGCTCAGGATGTACACCCGCTATGCCGAATCCAAGGGGTGGAAGACCGAGATCCTCTCCTCCACCACATCGGACGCCGGCGGGTACAAGGATGTGCAGATGGCGATCAAGTCCTCCACCAATGATCCGGCCCAGGGCGTCTACGCCCACCTGAAGTTCGAAGGCGGGGTGCACCGGGTCCAGCGCGTTCCCGAGACGGAGTCTCAGGGACGCATCCACACCTCGGCCGCCGGCGTGCTGGTGCTGCCGGAGGTGGACGAGCCCGAGGAGATCGAACTCGCACAGAACGATCTCAAGATCGACGTCTACCGCTCCTCCGGGCCCGGCGGACAGAGCGTGAACACCACCGACTCCGCCGTGCGCATCACCCACCTTCCGACCGGGATCGTGGTGGCCATGCAGAATGAGAAGTCGCAGCTGCAGAACAAGGAGGCGGCGATGCGTGTGCTGCGCTCCCGCATCCTCGCTCATCAGCAGGAGCAGATCGACGCGGACAATGCCCAGGTGCGCAAGTCTCAGGTCCGCACCATGGACCGCTCGGAGCGGATCCGCACCTATAACTACCCGGAGAACCGGATCGCCGATCATCGCACCGGTTATAAGGCCTACAACCTCGACACCGTGATCAACGGGGACCTCGAAGCCGTGATCCAGTCCTGCGTCGAGCTCGACGAGCAGGAGCGGCTCGCCGCGCTGAACAACACCGAGGATTGA